From Deferrisoma camini S3R1, the proteins below share one genomic window:
- a CDS encoding GNAT family N-acetyltransferase, whose amino-acid sequence MFNFAVFRKFVTLNNGRRVLLRPLLEEDQKLLFDLFHEASEEDTRFLKDEVKEPIVVERWIANLNYDRVMPLVAFCDGRIVGDCAVYLGTKSARHVGEIRIFLAQDFRGVGLGSKMILEMCDVCKKRGLWFLRAEVILDHAKVVKAFRRLGFDLRCTLDDYFMRKDGVTHDIALMIKRLKKPEEYTF is encoded by the coding sequence ATGTTCAATTTCGCGGTGTTCCGGAAGTTCGTGACGCTCAACAACGGCCGGCGGGTGCTGCTGCGACCCCTCCTGGAGGAGGACCAGAAGCTCCTGTTCGACCTGTTCCACGAGGCCTCGGAGGAGGACACCCGGTTCCTCAAGGACGAGGTCAAGGAGCCCATCGTGGTGGAGCGGTGGATCGCCAACCTGAACTACGACCGGGTGATGCCCCTGGTGGCGTTCTGCGACGGTCGCATCGTGGGCGACTGCGCGGTGTACCTGGGCACGAAGAGCGCCCGGCACGTGGGGGAGATCCGGATCTTCCTGGCCCAGGACTTCCGGGGGGTGGGGCTGGGGAGCAAGATGATCCTGGAGATGTGCGACGTGTGCAAGAAGCGCGGCCTGTGGTTCCTGAGGGCCGAGGTGATCCTCGATCACGCCAAGGTGGTCAAGGCGTTCCGCCGGCTCGGGTTCGATCTGCGCTGCACCCTGGACGACTACTTCATGCGCAAGGACGGCGTGACCCACGATATCGCCCTGATGATCAAGCGCCTCAAGAAGCCCGAGGAGTACACGTTCTAA
- a CDS encoding secondary thiamine-phosphate synthase enzyme YjbQ, whose protein sequence is MKSYRKELWFQTPTRRAFLNITPQVEACLEESGIRDGLCLVNAMHITASVFINDDEPGLHQDFERWLEGLAPHEPLSRYLHNRTGEDNGDAHLKRTVMGREVVVAVTDGRLDFGPWEQIFYGEFDGRRRKRVLVKIIGE, encoded by the coding sequence GTGAAAAGCTACCGCAAGGAACTCTGGTTCCAGACCCCCACCCGCCGGGCGTTCCTCAACATCACCCCCCAGGTCGAGGCCTGCCTGGAGGAGAGCGGCATCCGGGACGGGCTGTGCCTGGTGAACGCCATGCACATCACGGCCTCGGTGTTCATCAACGACGACGAGCCCGGGCTCCACCAGGACTTCGAGCGGTGGCTCGAGGGGCTCGCGCCCCACGAGCCCCTCAGCCGGTACCTGCACAACCGCACGGGCGAGGACAACGGCGACGCCCACCTGAAGCGCACGGTGATGGGCCGGGAGGTGGTGGTGGCCGTGACCGACGGCAGGCTCGACTTCGGGCCGTGGGAGCAGATCTTCTACGGGGAGTTCGACGGCCGCCGCCGCAAACGGGTGCTGGTGAAGATCATCGGGGAGTGA
- a CDS encoding putative toxin-antitoxin system toxin component, PIN family, with translation MRVVVDTNVVVSAVFFGGVPQAILDAWRDGRIEIAVSEEILTEYEAVLRRIAARYPSINPEPVLRLLASKTILVEPACGEPRVCADPHDLKFIEAALGGTAEFIVSGDRHLLAVTGIPGITVLRPAAFIDRLGASE, from the coding sequence ATGAGGGTCGTCGTCGACACAAACGTCGTGGTCTCGGCCGTGTTTTTCGGGGGCGTGCCCCAGGCGATCCTCGACGCGTGGCGCGATGGGAGAATCGAGATCGCGGTGTCCGAGGAGATCCTGACGGAGTACGAGGCGGTTCTCCGGCGCATCGCCGCGCGATACCCCTCGATCAACCCGGAGCCGGTTCTCCGCCTTCTGGCCTCCAAGACAATCCTCGTCGAACCGGCCTGCGGCGAGCCCAGGGTCTGCGCGGACCCTCACGACCTCAAGTTCATCGAGGCGGCCCTTGGGGGAACCGCAGAATTCATCGTGAGCGGCGACCGTCACCTGCTGGCGGTTACCGGGATCCCGGGAATCACAGTGCTGCGACCCGCGGCGTTCATAGACCGCCTCGGCGCCTCGGAGTAG
- a CDS encoding AbrB/MazE/SpoVT family DNA-binding domain-containing protein — translation MSRLATTRLSSKGQVVIPEAIRKALGLRPGTEFVVVGKGDAVVLKTITPPDPDEFDEIIAETRRQAREAGLTPEAARAIVDEVRRGV, via the coding sequence ATGAGTCGTTTGGCAACGACGCGGCTGTCCTCGAAGGGGCAGGTGGTGATCCCAGAAGCCATCCGAAAGGCCCTGGGCCTCCGGCCCGGCACGGAATTCGTGGTTGTCGGGAAGGGGGATGCGGTGGTGCTCAAGACGATCACCCCGCCAGATCCCGACGAGTTCGACGAGATCATCGCCGAGACGCGGCGCCAGGCACGGGAAGCCGGGCTGACGCCGGAGGCTGCGCGGGCGATCGTCGACGAGGTGCGGCGGGGGGTATGA
- a CDS encoding SDH family Clp fold serine proteinase, translated as MSPLDLFWIFFMASALQPLFRQRMVEAARKRLIARIEKERGSRVILMVHRQETMSVLGFPVFRYIDIHDSEEVIRAIQMTDSDVPIDIVLHTPGGLVLASYQIARAIARHPAKTTVFVPHYAMSGGTLIALAADEIVMGEHAVLGPVDPQLGQQPAASILKVLEQKPAEKIDDQTLILADVAQKAIRQVRDSVRGLLEGKYPQDKVDELAEILSTGTWTHDHPITCDEARDLGLNVTTEMPNPIYELMGLFPQPVRRVPSVEYLPVPRHREGRNGGDKAQG; from the coding sequence ATGAGCCCGTTGGACCTGTTCTGGATCTTCTTCATGGCCTCGGCCCTCCAACCGCTCTTTCGCCAGCGCATGGTGGAAGCGGCCCGGAAGCGGCTGATCGCCCGGATCGAGAAGGAGCGGGGATCCCGAGTGATCCTGATGGTGCACCGCCAGGAGACCATGAGCGTGCTGGGGTTCCCGGTGTTCCGGTACATCGACATCCACGACTCGGAGGAGGTGATCCGGGCGATCCAGATGACCGACTCCGACGTGCCCATCGACATCGTGCTCCACACCCCGGGTGGGCTGGTGCTGGCCTCGTACCAGATCGCCCGGGCCATCGCCCGCCATCCGGCCAAGACCACGGTGTTCGTTCCCCACTACGCCATGAGCGGCGGAACCCTGATCGCCCTGGCGGCCGACGAGATCGTGATGGGCGAGCACGCCGTGCTGGGTCCGGTGGATCCCCAGCTCGGCCAGCAGCCGGCCGCGAGCATCCTGAAGGTGCTGGAGCAAAAGCCGGCCGAGAAGATCGACGACCAGACCCTGATCCTGGCCGACGTGGCCCAGAAGGCGATCCGGCAGGTGCGCGACAGCGTGCGGGGGCTCCTCGAGGGCAAGTACCCCCAGGACAAGGTGGACGAGCTGGCCGAGATCCTGTCCACCGGTACCTGGACCCACGACCACCCCATCACCTGCGACGAGGCCCGGGACCTGGGGCTGAACGTCACGACCGAGATGCCCAACCCCATCTACGAGCTCATGGGGCTTTTTCCCCAGCCGGTGCGGCGGGTGCCGTCGGTGGAGTACCTGCCGGTGCCCCGGCACCGCGAGGGCCGGAACGGCGGGGACAAGGCCCAGGGCTAG
- the hrpB gene encoding ATP-dependent helicase HrpB codes for MLHLPRDHRNVNAHQGTPAPAPGKIALPIDPHLPELCAALSRRGAAVVKAPPGSGKTTRIPPALEAAGLLAGGACVVLEPRRVAARAAARWVARENGWALGREVGYQVRHDRCGTAATRIWYVTEGVLVSRLQADPELAGVGAVVLDEFHERSLEADLALAFLREVREALRPDLKVVVCSATLDPGPVARFLGAPVLEVPGRPHPVEIRYLDRPDPDPLPLRVARGVRRVWSHRPEGRGDVLAFLPGAAEIRRTAWALEGWAADAGADLVPLHGDLPAERQDAALAPAARPRVILATNVAETSLTLPGVRTVVDSGCARELRHDPATGIDRLETVPVSRANAAQRAGRAGRLGPGLALRLWTRHDDRARPAEPQPAVRREDLGRAVLEVLAWGAPDPAAFGWFEAPDPARLEAAVELLRLLGAVGSDGRITSLGEALRRLPLPPRLAALALEAARQGCPWRGALAAALLEERDVVAAGRAFGRGHEAPTGPSDVLWRIELLEEAHRAGFRPERLRALGLEPGACRAVWRAARQIRRLVGNPGPAGEPNGPDGLLRALWAAFPDRVARRRKPGAERFVLAGGRGARLDPRSGVRRADWVVAVRLDAGGRGQRSEATIRWASEVDPAWLRHHPGTRTRTETRYDPASQRVVAAEVTAHQGLVLRERPAAPDPAEALELLVPVVREDPERLLGLSGEAARLVARCRFLARALPGAGFPAWAAGDWERLLRQAGWGALSLADLRRTDWAAAIRGFLGWEAVQRLDRDAPDRIQVPSGSRIRVEYPDGADPFLPVKIQEVFGWAEAPRVAGGRVAVVLHLLGPHGRPLHVTRDLASFWENVYPEVRKEMRGRYPKHRWPEDPWTAAPSRSTVKPRARRG; via the coding sequence ATGCTCCACCTCCCACGGGATCACAGGAACGTGAACGCGCACCAGGGTACTCCAGCGCCGGCTCCGGGCAAAATCGCCCTGCCCATCGACCCCCACCTGCCCGAGCTGTGCGCGGCCCTCTCGCGGCGGGGCGCCGCCGTGGTGAAGGCTCCGCCGGGCTCGGGCAAGACCACCCGGATCCCGCCGGCCCTGGAGGCCGCGGGGCTGCTGGCCGGGGGGGCCTGCGTGGTGCTGGAGCCCCGGAGGGTGGCCGCCCGGGCCGCGGCCCGGTGGGTGGCCCGGGAGAACGGGTGGGCGCTGGGGCGGGAGGTGGGGTACCAGGTGCGGCACGACCGGTGCGGCACGGCCGCCACCCGGATCTGGTACGTGACCGAGGGGGTGCTCGTATCCCGGCTCCAGGCCGACCCGGAGCTGGCCGGGGTGGGCGCGGTGGTCCTCGACGAGTTCCACGAGCGCAGCCTCGAGGCGGACCTGGCCCTGGCGTTCCTCCGGGAGGTCCGAGAGGCCCTGCGGCCCGACCTCAAGGTGGTGGTGTGCTCGGCCACCCTGGACCCCGGGCCCGTGGCGCGGTTCCTGGGCGCCCCGGTCCTGGAGGTGCCGGGCCGGCCGCACCCGGTGGAGATCCGGTACCTGGACCGGCCCGACCCGGATCCCCTCCCCCTGCGGGTCGCCCGGGGGGTCCGCCGGGTCTGGTCCCACCGGCCGGAGGGCCGGGGCGACGTGCTCGCGTTCCTGCCCGGGGCGGCCGAGATCCGGCGCACCGCCTGGGCCCTGGAAGGCTGGGCCGCAGACGCCGGGGCCGACCTGGTTCCCCTGCACGGGGACCTGCCGGCCGAGCGGCAGGACGCGGCCCTGGCGCCGGCGGCCCGGCCCCGGGTGATCCTGGCCACCAACGTGGCCGAGACCAGCCTGACCCTGCCCGGGGTGCGTACCGTGGTGGACTCGGGCTGCGCCCGGGAGCTTCGCCACGACCCCGCGACCGGGATCGACCGGCTCGAGACCGTCCCGGTGAGCCGGGCCAACGCGGCCCAGCGGGCCGGCCGGGCCGGCCGCCTGGGCCCCGGGCTCGCTCTCCGGCTGTGGACCCGCCACGACGACCGGGCCCGGCCGGCCGAGCCCCAGCCCGCGGTCCGACGGGAGGACCTGGGCCGGGCCGTGCTGGAGGTGCTCGCGTGGGGCGCACCAGACCCTGCCGCGTTCGGGTGGTTCGAGGCCCCGGATCCCGCCCGGCTGGAGGCCGCGGTGGAGCTGTTGAGGCTGCTCGGAGCCGTTGGATCCGACGGCCGGATCACCTCCCTGGGCGAGGCCCTCCGGAGGCTCCCCCTGCCGCCGCGGCTGGCCGCCCTGGCCCTGGAGGCGGCGCGGCAGGGCTGCCCCTGGCGGGGGGCCCTCGCCGCGGCCCTGCTGGAGGAGAGGGACGTGGTGGCGGCCGGCCGGGCGTTCGGCAGGGGGCACGAGGCACCCACCGGCCCCTCGGACGTGCTGTGGCGGATCGAGCTGCTGGAGGAGGCCCACCGGGCCGGGTTCCGGCCGGAACGGCTCCGGGCCCTGGGCCTGGAGCCCGGGGCGTGCCGGGCGGTGTGGCGCGCGGCCCGGCAGATCCGCCGCCTCGTGGGCAACCCCGGCCCCGCTGGGGAGCCGAACGGACCGGACGGGCTGCTGCGGGCCCTGTGGGCCGCGTTCCCGGACCGGGTGGCCCGGCGGCGGAAGCCCGGGGCGGAGCGGTTCGTGCTGGCCGGGGGTCGGGGCGCCCGGCTCGACCCCCGCAGCGGGGTGCGCCGGGCCGACTGGGTCGTGGCCGTTCGGCTCGACGCCGGGGGCCGCGGGCAGCGCTCCGAAGCCACGATCCGATGGGCGAGCGAGGTGGACCCGGCCTGGCTCCGGCACCACCCCGGGACCCGGACCCGCACCGAGACCCGGTACGATCCGGCCTCCCAGCGGGTCGTCGCGGCCGAGGTCACCGCCCACCAGGGGCTGGTGCTTCGGGAGAGGCCCGCGGCCCCGGACCCGGCGGAGGCCCTGGAGCTCCTGGTGCCGGTGGTGCGGGAGGACCCGGAGCGGCTCCTGGGCCTGTCCGGCGAGGCCGCCCGGCTGGTGGCCCGGTGCCGGTTCCTGGCCCGGGCCCTGCCCGGGGCGGGGTTTCCGGCCTGGGCCGCCGGGGACTGGGAGCGGCTCCTCCGCCAGGCCGGCTGGGGGGCCCTGTCGCTCGCGGACCTCCGGCGCACGGACTGGGCCGCGGCCATTCGGGGGTTTCTGGGGTGGGAGGCCGTGCAACGGCTCGACCGGGACGCGCCCGACCGGATCCAGGTCCCCAGCGGCAGCCGGATCCGGGTCGAGTACCCGGACGGCGCCGATCCCTTCCTGCCGGTGAAGATCCAGGAGGTGTTCGGCTGGGCCGAGGCGCCGAGGGTGGCCGGGGGCCGCGTGGCCGTGGTGCTGCACCTCCTGGGCCCCCACGGCCGCCCCCTGCACGTGACCCGGGACCTGGCGAGCTTCTGGGAAAACGTGTACCCAGAGGTGCGGAAGGAGATGCGGGGCCGCTACCCCAAGCACCGCTGGCCCGAGGACCCGTGGACGGCCGCGCCGTCCCGGAGCACCGTGAAGCCCCGGGCCCGGCGCGGCTGA
- a CDS encoding nickel-dependent lactate racemase family protein, translating to MKVVLKYGTQGLPVEIEPTPGFQGVITPSEPGPLADPAGAVARSLARPIRSRPLAEIARGRGSACVVISDITRPVPNPVLLGPILRTLEEAGVPRERTLILVATGMHRPSTPEERERLVGREVLDRYRVVDHRSRAAEDLVEVGRLDGDVPVWINRHYVEAECKVLTGFIEPHMWAGYSGGRKSLLPGISGLETLQHMHGPEMVAHPGTVYGKLDGNPFHEAGLRVLGMVGADFVVNVTLDTSKRVTGVFSGDPVEAHREGCSFLARHCVREVDGPLDFIVTTNAGAPLDCNLYQTVKGMTGAAPVVKPGGDILIASRCPEGAGSAEYRRILEMVDTPRAFLDRLMRREFFVPDQWCAQETYQVVVERNVWIHTEGLAPEELERFHLRPVADVAQGIRDLLARHGPHARWAVVPDGPMVILRLAGNR from the coding sequence ATGAAGGTCGTCCTAAAGTACGGCACCCAAGGGCTTCCGGTCGAGATCGAGCCCACGCCCGGGTTCCAGGGCGTGATCACCCCTTCCGAGCCCGGCCCGCTGGCCGACCCGGCCGGGGCCGTGGCCCGGAGCCTCGCCCGGCCGATCCGCAGCCGGCCCCTGGCCGAGATCGCCCGCGGTCGGGGCAGCGCCTGCGTGGTGATCAGCGACATCACCCGGCCGGTGCCCAACCCGGTGCTCCTGGGGCCGATCCTGCGCACCCTGGAGGAGGCCGGGGTGCCCCGGGAGCGGACCCTGATCCTGGTGGCCACGGGCATGCACCGGCCCAGCACCCCGGAGGAGCGGGAGCGGCTGGTGGGCCGGGAGGTCCTGGACCGCTACCGGGTTGTGGACCACCGCAGCCGGGCGGCCGAGGACCTGGTGGAGGTGGGGCGGCTCGACGGCGACGTGCCGGTGTGGATCAACCGCCACTACGTGGAGGCCGAGTGCAAGGTGCTCACCGGGTTCATCGAGCCCCACATGTGGGCCGGGTACTCGGGGGGCCGCAAGTCCCTGCTTCCCGGGATCTCGGGCCTGGAGACGCTCCAGCACATGCACGGGCCGGAGATGGTGGCCCATCCGGGCACGGTGTACGGCAAACTCGACGGCAACCCGTTCCACGAGGCCGGCCTTCGGGTGCTCGGGATGGTGGGGGCCGACTTCGTCGTGAACGTGACCCTCGACACGTCCAAGCGGGTCACGGGGGTGTTCTCGGGCGATCCCGTCGAGGCCCACCGGGAGGGATGCTCGTTCCTCGCCCGCCACTGCGTGCGCGAGGTGGACGGGCCGCTCGATTTCATCGTCACCACGAACGCCGGGGCCCCGCTCGACTGCAACCTGTACCAGACCGTGAAGGGGATGACCGGCGCGGCCCCGGTGGTCAAGCCCGGGGGCGACATCCTCATCGCCAGCCGGTGCCCCGAGGGGGCCGGCAGCGCCGAGTACCGGAGGATCCTGGAGATGGTGGACACCCCCCGCGCGTTCCTGGACCGGCTGATGAGGAGGGAGTTCTTCGTGCCCGACCAGTGGTGCGCCCAGGAGACCTACCAGGTGGTGGTGGAGCGCAACGTGTGGATCCACACCGAGGGGCTCGCGCCCGAGGAGCTCGAGCGGTTCCACCTGCGGCCCGTGGCCGACGTGGCCCAGGGGATCCGGGATCTGCTGGCCCGCCACGGCCCCCACGCCCGCTGGGCCGTGGTCCCGGACGGGCCCATGGTGATCCTGCGGCTGGCCGGGAACCGCTGA
- a CDS encoding 4Fe-4S single cluster domain-containing protein has protein sequence MRLRLAHLAVTRHVNGPGDRLTLWVQGCGRGCPGCFNPELQGPAGGRLLAPAAMADRAVDLLPWDGVTLSGGEPFDQAGALVAFLDRLRAAVPHRFDVVAFTGYLSEELEAGPEDRKALLAWVDLLVDGPFRGDLPPRPPLRGSANQRLLALTPRGEELLALARRLPADVLVSLGPSGEVVVSGFPPPDLLDSLRRRLGRPASAE, from the coding sequence ATGCGCCTGCGCCTCGCCCACCTCGCCGTCACCCGCCACGTGAACGGGCCCGGTGACCGCCTGACCCTGTGGGTGCAGGGGTGCGGCCGGGGGTGCCCGGGCTGCTTCAACCCGGAGCTCCAGGGCCCGGCCGGCGGTCGGCTCCTCGCCCCGGCGGCCATGGCGGACCGGGCCGTGGACCTGCTGCCCTGGGACGGGGTGACCCTGTCGGGGGGGGAGCCGTTCGATCAGGCCGGGGCGCTGGTCGCGTTCCTCGACCGGTTGCGCGCCGCGGTGCCCCACCGGTTCGACGTGGTGGCGTTCACCGGTTACCTGAGCGAGGAGCTCGAAGCCGGGCCCGAGGACCGGAAGGCCCTGCTGGCCTGGGTGGACCTGCTCGTGGACGGCCCGTTCCGGGGCGACCTGCCCCCCCGCCCCCCCCTGCGGGGCTCGGCCAACCAGCGCCTGCTGGCCCTGACCCCCCGGGGAGAGGAGCTGCTGGCCCTCGCCCGGCGTTTGCCCGCGGACGTGCTGGTGAGCCTGGGGCCCTCCGGCGAGGTCGTGGTGAGCGGGTTCCCTCCGCCGGACCTCCTCGACTCCCTCCGCCGTCGCCTCGGACGGCCAGCCTCCGCGGAGTGA
- a CDS encoding ABC transporter substrate-binding protein, whose translation MRGKRWIGKALRMAGVLAAAGALAAPAWAAKPIKLGAPLSTAYLYGWDAERGIRLAVEEINAAGGVKVGGEMRPFEVEVIDTRDLEPGVPVDDAIKAVEKLILQHKVDFLVGGPVRSEAALAVLDLLSRYKKVSIVSTGVLSPAYHKTIAKNYDKYKYAFRISNEIVNIIVNEIMAVFKKLRSDFGLERVYIMVQDVAHARKSGEVVEKFLKKAGFTVLGHDVYPTGNTDFAPGLLKARKGEAQILFIFMDMPETAILLKQWKNFRMKSVPFGFMSAAEQPGFWKASNGNCEYTIVDVINGGNAPAEITPWTMKFVNAYKKRWGLEPEGYGTSSSYMAVYALKDAIERAGTLDPDAVVNALETIDLMGVYGRIRFDPKSHQVIPSTDPNKGAISAFFQWQDGKRVVFWPEAGAMGTLKLPPWMKE comes from the coding sequence ATGCGAGGCAAACGGTGGATCGGAAAAGCGTTGAGAATGGCGGGGGTGCTGGCGGCGGCGGGAGCCCTTGCCGCCCCGGCGTGGGCGGCCAAGCCGATCAAGCTGGGGGCGCCCCTGTCCACGGCGTACCTGTACGGGTGGGATGCGGAGCGGGGCATCCGGCTGGCCGTCGAGGAGATCAACGCGGCCGGCGGGGTCAAGGTGGGCGGCGAGATGCGGCCGTTCGAGGTGGAGGTGATCGACACCCGCGACCTGGAGCCCGGCGTTCCGGTGGACGACGCGATCAAGGCGGTGGAGAAGCTCATCCTCCAGCACAAGGTGGACTTCCTGGTGGGCGGGCCGGTGCGCTCCGAGGCCGCCCTGGCGGTCCTGGACCTGCTGAGCCGCTACAAAAAGGTGTCCATCGTGTCCACGGGCGTGCTGTCGCCCGCCTACCACAAGACGATCGCCAAGAACTACGACAAGTACAAGTACGCCTTCCGGATCTCGAACGAGATCGTGAACATCATCGTCAACGAGATCATGGCGGTGTTCAAGAAGCTGCGCAGCGACTTCGGTCTCGAGCGGGTCTACATCATGGTCCAGGACGTGGCCCACGCGCGCAAGTCCGGCGAGGTGGTGGAGAAGTTCCTGAAGAAGGCCGGGTTCACGGTGCTGGGCCACGACGTGTACCCCACCGGCAACACCGATTTCGCCCCCGGCCTCCTGAAGGCCCGCAAGGGCGAGGCCCAGATCCTGTTCATCTTCATGGACATGCCCGAGACCGCGATTCTACTCAAGCAGTGGAAGAACTTCCGGATGAAGAGCGTGCCGTTCGGGTTCATGTCCGCGGCCGAGCAGCCGGGGTTCTGGAAGGCCTCGAACGGCAACTGCGAGTACACCATCGTGGACGTGATCAACGGCGGGAACGCCCCGGCCGAGATCACGCCGTGGACCATGAAGTTCGTCAACGCCTACAAGAAGCGCTGGGGCCTGGAGCCCGAGGGGTACGGCACCAGCTCCAGCTACATGGCCGTGTACGCCCTGAAGGACGCCATCGAGCGGGCCGGCACGCTCGATCCGGACGCCGTGGTCAACGCCCTGGAGACCATCGACCTGATGGGCGTGTACGGGCGGATCCGGTTCGACCCCAAGAGCCACCAGGTCATCCCGTCCACCGACCCCAACAAGGGAGCCATCTCGGCGTTCTTCCAGTGGCAGGACGGCAAGCGGGTGGTGTTCTGGCCCGAGGCCGGGGCCATGGGCACGCTCAAGCTGCCCCCCTGGATGAAGGAATAG
- a CDS encoding branched-chain amino acid ABC transporter permease encodes MDIVIYGFIQSVALLLMAFGFSLVYGVSRLPNFAHGALYVLTGFVAWAFVNRAGWPYPLAVVGALAVAGLAGLLLYQFVLKRIRGMEMSEVIASYAIGLAILEGLRWWGFRGGTHALPTVSDGVVFLFDVPVDHQRILVVGVGAALLVGIWAYTRFSKAGLALRAIAQDERAAMMLGIDSDRTGMLAVALGSALAGLAAVVIFPLGSIVIEEGYKVLIYALAVCVVGGLGSWVGTVLASFLLGFAQYVTVAYGKPHYQMVVMLLAIVVTLVVRPSGLFGRQKSLEERV; translated from the coding sequence ATGGACATCGTGATCTACGGGTTCATCCAGAGTGTGGCGCTGCTGCTCATGGCCTTCGGGTTCAGCCTGGTGTACGGCGTGAGCCGGCTGCCCAACTTCGCCCACGGCGCCCTGTACGTGCTGACCGGGTTCGTGGCCTGGGCGTTCGTGAACCGGGCCGGGTGGCCCTACCCCCTGGCCGTGGTCGGCGCCTTGGCCGTGGCCGGGCTGGCCGGGCTGCTGCTCTACCAGTTCGTGCTCAAGCGGATCCGGGGCATGGAGATGTCGGAGGTGATCGCCTCGTACGCCATCGGGCTGGCCATCCTCGAGGGGCTGCGGTGGTGGGGGTTCCGGGGCGGCACCCACGCCCTGCCCACCGTGTCGGACGGGGTGGTGTTCCTGTTCGACGTGCCCGTGGACCACCAGCGGATCCTGGTGGTCGGCGTGGGGGCGGCGCTGCTGGTGGGGATCTGGGCCTACACCCGGTTCTCCAAGGCGGGCCTGGCCCTGCGGGCCATCGCCCAGGACGAGCGGGCGGCCATGATGCTGGGCATCGACTCCGACCGCACCGGCATGCTGGCCGTGGCCCTGGGGTCGGCCCTGGCCGGCCTGGCCGCGGTGGTGATCTTCCCCCTCGGGAGCATCGTGATCGAAGAGGGGTACAAGGTGCTGATCTACGCCCTGGCGGTGTGCGTGGTGGGGGGGCTGGGCAGCTGGGTCGGCACGGTGCTGGCCTCGTTCCTGCTGGGGTTCGCCCAGTACGTGACCGTGGCCTACGGAAAGCCCCACTACCAGATGGTGGTGATGCTGCTGGCCATCGTGGTGACCCTGGTGGTCCGGCCGTCGGGGCTGTTCGGCCGGCAGAAGTCCTTGGAGGAGCGGGTGTGA
- a CDS encoding branched-chain amino acid ABC transporter permease, translating to MNAQPQRRKERIDRGIKARAETIYALSSLEELAYLLGPRLLFIVGFLALPLILAPWPYWHRVALSVCVLGLVSVSFDFLANQVGLVSLGGAFFFGVGGYTAALLNTAWGLPPVLAIGLATVVGAGICAVLISPCLPLRGIYFAIVTLMYPLLMTRIIEAADILGGTEGFRGIAGFSSVWTEAYGLILGLLVGVFGLRRYLAEDAGLVIRAVKENDQSVRASGISVAGVRFKALYLAGLLGCFAGAYYVHMYRSVGISAFALDLSILPIAATVIGGGGTLVGPVIGSLILVPLSEVLRDFGSLRIVVYSLVLAGFVVFRSEGILVFAARKYQQFERWVEV from the coding sequence GTGAACGCGCAACCCCAGCGAAGGAAGGAACGGATCGACCGGGGCATCAAGGCCCGGGCCGAGACCATCTACGCCCTGAGCTCCCTGGAGGAGCTGGCCTACCTGCTGGGCCCGAGGCTCCTGTTCATCGTGGGCTTCCTGGCCCTGCCCCTGATTCTGGCGCCGTGGCCCTACTGGCACCGGGTGGCCCTGTCGGTGTGCGTGCTGGGCCTGGTGTCGGTGTCGTTCGACTTCCTGGCAAACCAGGTGGGCCTGGTCTCCCTGGGCGGGGCGTTCTTCTTCGGGGTGGGCGGGTACACGGCGGCCCTGCTGAACACGGCCTGGGGGCTGCCGCCGGTGCTCGCGATCGGGCTGGCCACCGTGGTGGGCGCCGGCATCTGCGCCGTGCTGATCTCGCCGTGCCTGCCCCTGCGGGGCATCTACTTCGCCATCGTGACCCTGATGTACCCCCTACTGATGACCCGCATCATCGAGGCGGCCGACATCCTGGGCGGCACCGAGGGGTTCCGGGGCATCGCCGGGTTCTCGTCGGTGTGGACCGAGGCCTACGGGCTGATCCTGGGGCTCCTGGTGGGGGTGTTCGGCCTGCGGCGGTACCTGGCCGAGGACGCCGGCCTGGTGATCCGGGCCGTCAAGGAGAACGACCAGTCGGTGCGAGCCTCGGGCATCAGCGTGGCCGGCGTGCGGTTCAAGGCCCTGTACCTGGCCGGGCTGCTCGGCTGCTTCGCCGGCGCCTACTACGTGCACATGTATCGGAGCGTGGGGATCTCGGCGTTCGCCCTGGATCTGTCGATCCTGCCGATCGCGGCCACCGTGATCGGGGGGGGCGGCACCCTGGTGGGGCCGGTGATTGGAAGCCTGATCCTGGTGCCCCTGTCCGAGGTGCTCCGGGACTTCGGGTCGCTGCGGATCGTGGTGTACTCGCTGGTGCTGGCCGGGTTCGTGGTGTTCCGCAGCGAGGGGATCCTGGTGTTCGCCGCGCGCAAGTACCAGCAGTTCGAGAGGTGGGTCGAGGTATGA